The Xanthomonas sp. DAR 80977 nucleotide sequence CCGCGCCGTCGTCGCATCTGCCCGGCGCCATCGGGCGGAGACGGCCGCGGCGATCCGCGCCGTCGATGCAACATGCCCGGGCGTGCGCCGGAAAATCCCCGGCCGCGCCGGCCCCGGCCCCGCCATTGCATCACTACTCGCGGCCGTTGCGCAGACGCCGCCGCTGCGTCCCGGCATTCATGGCGTCAACAGCAGCGCGCCCTGCACCGCGCCGGCTTCCAGCAGGCGATGCGCCTTCGCGGCGTCCTCCAGCGGCAGCCGGTCGGCGATGGCGACCCGCAGGCCCGCCCGCAACCGTGCCAGCGCGGCGTCGGCGGCGATGCGGTAGTGGCGCACGTCGCCGGTGAAGCCCAGGATGCTCGGACGTTCCAGCAGCACGCCGCGCGCCTGCGCCGCGGCCAATGCCTCGCCCGGCGCGCCGTCGCCGGACACGGCACCGATACTGATCGCCATGCCGCCGCTGCGGGTCGCCTCGATGCTGCGCAGCACGTGCTGGCCGCCGATCCCGTCGATCACCACGTCGGCGCCTTCGCCATCGGTGAGCGCGCGCACCGCGGCGACAACATCCTCGTTGCGGTAGTCGAGCGCATGGTCCAGTCCGTGCGCTTGCGCCAGCGCCGCCTTGGCGTCGCTGCTGACCGTACCGATCACGCGCGCGCCGAGGCCTTTGGCCCATTGCGTCAGCAGCAGGCCGAGTCCTCCGGCCGCCGCATGCACCAGCACGGTCTGGCCGCGGCGCAGGCGCGCATAGTGCTCCAGCAACAGATAACTGGTCATGCTGCGCAACATGCCGGCGCCGGCCTGCTCCAGCGAGACCTCGTCCGGCAGGACGATCGCGCGCGCCGCGTCCAGATCGACGTGCTCGGCATAGCCGCCGCCGCTGCGGGCCACCCACGCCACGCGCTGCCCGACCTGCAGCGTCGCCACGCGCGCGCCGGCCGCTTCGATCACCCCGCTGCCTTCGACGCCGGGGATGCCCGGCAACGGCAAGGGATAGCGCCCCTGGCGGTGGTAGACATCCACGTAGTTGACGCCGGCGACCTGCTGGCGCACGCGCACCGCGGTGTCCGCCAGCGGTGCCAGCACCCGCACCGCCGGTTGCAGCTGCGTGGCATCGCCGTAGCGGGAAAGCTGGATGAGGCGCGAGGTGGCGGCGGGTGCCGGCAGGATCATGGCGTGCTCCGTCTGTGGAAGCCCAGGGTAAATCCGTGCAGAATCGAACGTAATTCCCCATTCGCGCCCAACCACTGTGCAAAAATCGTCGGATGCCGTGCCTGGCCTCGAGCACCTGGCCTGGGACGACGTGCGCTATTTCCTGTCCCTGGCGCGCAGCGGCAGCCTGTCGGCCGCGGCGCGCGCGCTGGCGGTGGAACATTCGACCGTGGCACGGCGCATCGGCGCGCTGGAAGCCGCCGTCCGCTTGCGGCTGTTCGACCGCCTGCCGCGCGGCTGGCAGCTGACCGATGAAGGCAGGGCCCTGCTGGAGGCGGCCGAACGCATCGAACTGGAAGCGCACGCCTTCGGCCGCGCCATCCAGGGCATGACCTCGATGCGCGGCAAGGTACGCCTGTCGGCGCCGCCGGCCTTGTCCAGCCAGTTGCTGATGCCGCTGATGGCGCAGAAGTACGCGCAGTGGGAAGGCATCCAGCTGGACCTGGTCGGCGAGATCCGCACCGCCAACCTGCAGCGGCGCGACGCCGACCTGGCGCTGCGCCTGTCGCGCTCGGAAGAACCCGGCCTGGTCGCGCGCCGTCTAGGCCGCTTGGGCTACGGTCTGTACGGCAGCAAGGCGTGGAAACGCGTCGCGCGCGCGCAGCGGCGCTACATCGGCTATGGCGATGCGCTGCACAGCGGCCCGCATCGCACTTGGCTGGCGCAATGCGCCGGCGATGCGCCCCATGCGCTGGTCGCCAGCGATTTCTCCATCCTGCAGCAAGCCTGCCGGTCGGGCCTGGGGCTCACCATCCTGCCGCACTTCATGGCCCGCAACGACGCCGCGCTGCACGAGTTCGACAGCGGCCTGGATCCCATGCAACGCGATCTGTGGCTGACCGTGCACCCGGACCTGCGCCGCTCGCCGCGCGTGCAGCGCATCGCCGAACTGCTGGCGCAGATCGTGCACGAGCAGGCCGAACTGCTCGGCTAGCCGACCCAGGCACCGATCCGCGATCGGCCGGCCAGCGCCGTCGGCGCGGTGCCCGTCGCGGCCACCCTCAGCGCACGATCCGCGGCCGCGGCGGCTTGCGCTTGCCGAACGGCGGCTGCCCGCGCCAGTAGCGGATCAGCAGCCAGCCGAACAGCATGCCGCCCAGGTGCGCGAAATGCGCCACGCCCGGCTGCCAGCCGGTGAAGCCCATCACCAGTTCCAGCGCGCCGAACACGATCACGAAGGTGCGCGCCTTCATCGGGATCGGCGGGAACAGCAGCATCACCCGCTGGTTCGGGAACAGCATGCCGAATGCCAGCAACAGGCCGAAGATGCCGCCGGAGGCGCCCAGGGTCGGGTACGGATCGCCGCCGTTGCTCACCGTCCACCAGCCCACCAGCAGCTGGCACAGGCCGGCGCCGGCCACGCACACCAGGTAATAGGTCAAAAAGCGCTTGTTGCCCCAGGTCTGCTCCAGCGGCCCGCCGAACATGTACAGCGCCAGCATGTTGAACAGCAGGTGCGAAAAGCTGCCGTGCAGGAAGCCGTAGGTCAGCAGCTGCCAGATCTGGAAGTTCTGCCCCGGCGAGAACGCGTCGAAGTCGCTGAGCGGCCACAGCACGAACGGCGCGAAGGTGTCGTCGCCCAGCAGCAGCTGCAGCAGGAACACCGCCACATTGCCGATCAGCAGGGCTTGGGTAACAGGCGGAAGTCTGGGAAACATGGTCGTGTCCGTGGCAACTGCCGACCATCATAGCCGCTCGCTATTGCGGCCCCCATAACGCCGCGTCGAGGTCGCGCGCCGGCGTTGGGGCGCGCTTCACCCGCCCGCCCTGCACCGCCACGCCTTCGGCGCGCAGCCGCTGGCATTGCTCGCGAAAGCCGTGGGAGCCTTCGGGGAAGGCGATGCGTCCGTCGCTGCGCAACACCCGGTGCCAGGGCAGCGCCGCATCGCTGTTGCCGCCGAGCACGCGTGCGACCAGGCGCGCGCGGCCGGGCAGCCCGGCCAGCATCGCCACTTCGCCGTAGCCGCGCACCTGGCCGGCCGGGATCGCGCGGATCGTCGCCAGGATCCGCGCCTGGGCCGCCGCCGCGGTCTCGGCCGCCGGCGCCGGGCGCCGCCCGCTCATGCCGGCAGCGTCCGTGCCGGCCGCGACACCGCCAGCACCCCGCCCAGCACCAGCAGCGTGCCGGCGATCTGCCACGGCCCCATCGCCTCGCCCAGCAACAGCACGCTGAGCACGATGGTCGAGACCGGACCGAGCATGCCGATCTGCGACGCCAGGCCCGAACCGATCCGCCGCACCGCCAGCATCGTCGCGAGCACCGGCACCGCCGTGCACAAGGTGCCGTTGAGCAGCGACAGCGCGTACACCGGCGTGGGCAGCAGCAGCGCGTGCAGCGGCCGCAGCAGCAGGAACTGGGCGATGCACAGCACGCAGGCGACCAGGCTGGCATAGGCGGTCAGCCGCACCGCGCCGATCCGCGCCACCATCTGCCCGCTGCCGACCAGGTACAGCGCATAGGCCAGCGCGCTGCCGAACACCAGCAGGCTGCCCCAGGCGGTGCGCGCGCCGCCGACCTGCAGGTCGTGGCCGAAGGCGAGCAGCACGCCGAGATAGCTCAGCGCCAGCGCCCACAGCTGGCGGCGCTGCGGCCGGCGCCGGAACGCCAGCACGCCGATCAACAGCACCAGGGTCGGGGTCAGGTACAGGATCAGCCGCTCCAGCGTGGCGGTGATGTAGGCCAGGCCGAGGAAATCCAGGTAGCTGGCCAGGTAGTAGCCGAGCACGCCGAGCGCACCGATGCGCCAGCGGTCGCCGCGCTGCAGCGGCGGCGCCCGGCGCGCGGCCCACAGCGCCATCGCCGCGAAGCACGGCAGCGCCACCAGCATGCGCAGCGCCAGCAGGGTCACCGCGTCCACGCCGTAGCGATAGCCGAGCTTGACGATGATCGCCTTGCCGGAAAACGCGATCGCGCCGGCGGCGGCGAGCAGCACGCCGCCCAGGTCGGCAGGCGCGGCCGGCAGCGCAGCGGCAGTCGGGCGCCCGGACGCGTTCATCGCGGACCGGCGCCGGGGCGGAAACAGAGATCGTGCATGTGCCCATTCTACGGCCGCCGCGCGCGATGCCCAGCGCCGGCGGCGCTGGCGCACCGAACAGACGCGACCACCGCGAGCACAGGCGGGCGACGCGACACGGTGCATGGATACCGCACAGACGTCGAACAGCCCGACGCCGGAATGCTGTTGCCGCGCCTCACGCCGCGCCGCGCCGCAGCCAACCGCAGCGCGTCGTCGCGCGCCTCAGCGCATCAGCACCACTTCCTCGGCCGAGGTCGGATGGATCGCCACCGTGTCCTCGAGCTGGCGCTTGGTCACGCCCAGCTTCAGCGCCACCGCGAAGCCCTGCAGGATCTCGTCGGCGCCGTCGCCGAGCAGATGGAAACCGACCACCCGCTCCTCCTCGCCGACGCAGACCAGCTTGAACAGGCTGCGCTGCGGCGAAGCGGCCAGGGCATGCAGCATCGGCCGGAAATTGCTGCGATAGACCGTCACCGCCTCGCCGTAGCATGCGCGCGCCTGTTCCTCGCCCAACCCGACCTGGCCCAGCGGCGGATGCGAGAACACCACGCTGGGCACGTTGTCGTAGTCAAGCCGCGCCTGCGGCCGGTCGCCGAACAGGCGATCCATCAGCTTGCGCCCGGCCGCGATCGCCACCGGGGTCAAGCCGACCTTGCCGGCCACGTCGCCGATCGCGTACAGCCCCGGCACGTCGGTGTTCTGGTAGTCGTCGACCACGATCTCGTTCTTGTCGCCGATGCGCACGCCCAGCGCTTCCAGGCCGATGTCGCGGCTGTTCGGACGCCGCCCGATCGCGAAGAACACCTGGTCGACCGCCTCGCCCGGTTGCCCGTCGCCGTCGTGCAACTGCAGGCCCTGCTCGCCGCGGCGCAAGGCCGTGGCGCGATAGCCGAAATGCAGGCGCACGCCCTGGTGGCGCAGGTTCTCGGCGAGCTGCCGCGCCAGTTCCGCGTCGAAGCGCTCCAGCAGGCGCTCGCCCTGCACGTACAGCTCGACGCGGCTGCCCAGCGCCTGCAGCAGGCCCGCCAGCTCCACCGCGATGTAGCCGCCGCCGACGATCGCCACCCGCGCCGGCGCCTCGCACAGGTTGAAGAAATCGTCCGACACCAGGCCCAGTTCGGCGCCCTCGATCGGCGGCCGCAACGCATGCGCGCCGGTGGCGATCACCACATGGCGGGCGCTGACCCGCACGCCATCGCCGCACTCCACGGTGTGCGCATCCAGCAAGCGGCCGCGCTGCGGAATCAGCACCACGCCGTCGGCGTCCAGGCGCCGCCGGTAGCTGCCGTGGATGTTGCCGATATAGCCCTGGCGATGCGCCACCAGTTGCGGCCACGACAGCGTCGAATCGGGAATGTCGAAGCCGATGGCGCGCGCCAGGTCGATGCGCCCGACCAGGTCGGCCGCCAGCCACATCGCCTTCTTCGGCACGCAGCCGATGTTGACGCAGGTACCGCCGAGTTCGTTCGGCTCCAGGATCGCCGCGCGCGCACCGAGGCCGGCGGCGCGGAACGCGGTGGCCAAACCGCCGGAACCGCCGCCGAGCACCAGCAGGTCGTAGTCGTACGCCGCCTCGCTCACTGGAAACGCTCCACGCGGTACGGCGTGGGGTCGATCGCGGGCGCTTGCCCGCACATCAGGTCGGCCATCAGTTGTCCTGTCGCGCTGCTCATGCTGATCCCGAGCATGCCATGGCCGGCCGCCAGCCAGACGTGAGGATGCCGCGGCGAACGCCCCAGCGCGGGCAGGTCGTCCCAGGTCATCGGCCGCCAGCCGTACCAGCGCTCGCGCAGCTGCGGGCCTTCCGGCTCGTGCAGGTAGTGCCGCGCGGCGCGTTGCAGGGCGGCCAGGCGCACCTCGTTCAAGCGCGTGTCGTGGCCGGAGAATTCCATGGTGCTGCCGAGACGGAAACCGCTGCCCCAGGTGGTGACACAGACCTGCGGATCCTTCAGCACCACCGGCCGCGTCGGCGCCAGCGTCGGCCGCGTATAGGTGATCGAATAGCCCTTGCCCGCCTGGATCGGCAGGCGCAGTCCGAGCATCGCGGCCAGTGCAGGCGACCACGGCCCGGCCGCCAGCACCAGTTCGCGCGCGCGCCGCGGGCCGTGCGCGGTGTCCACGCGCACGCCGTCGCTGCCCGGCTGTAGCGCCTGCACGCGGCAGTGCTCCTCGATCGTCGCGCCGCGCGCGCGCAGCACGCGCGCCAGCTCGGCGGTGTAGCGGTCCGGCCGCAGGTGCGCATCGCCGGGAAAATGCACCGCGCCCACTACTACGTCGCGGAACGCCGGCTGCTGGCGCAGGTAATCGGCGCCATCGATCACCCGGGTGCGGATGCCGAGCCGCTCCAGCGCCACGCATTCTTCGGCGTAGTGCTCGAAATTGCGCCGGTCGCCGAACACGTAGTCCAGCCCGTCCGCGCCGAATTCGCAGTCCAGCGCATAGCGCTCGATCCAGGCGACCAGGCGCGTGCGCGCGTCGCCGAGCAGCGCCGCGCGCGCCTGCGCGCTGGCCAGCCAGTCGTGCGCATTGCAGCGCGCGCGGAAGCGCAGCAGCCACTGCCATAGCCCCGGATCCAGGCGCGGACGGATGTACAGCGGCGCATCCGGGCGCAGCATCCAGCGCAGCGCACGCCGCGGCACCCCGGGCGCCGCCAGCGGCGGCGCGTGGCTGGGGGTGATGGTGCCGCAGTTGCCGTGCGAGGTGGCGCCGCCGACCGCGCCTGCGTCCACGATCCGCACCTGGCGGCCGGCCTCCAGCAATGCCAGGCCGGTGGCCAGCCCGATCGCGCCGGCGCCGACGATCAGTACATCGTCCTGGGGCGTAGTCACCGCGGCCCGCCTAGGACGCGTCGCGCCGGCGCAGCGGCTGCCAGCGCAGGTAGCTCGCGCAGCGCCACAGCCATTCCGCCGGGCCGAAGCGGAAATGGCGCAGCCACAGCTGCGACAGCGCCACCTGCAGCGCGAACAGCGCGAACGCGAACGGAATCTGCCAGGCGCGCGGCAAGCGTTCGAAATAGCCCAGCCCGTAGCCGTAGAACAGCGTGGTGCACAGCAGCGACTGCAGCAGGTAATTGCTCAGCGCCATGCGCCCGGCCGGCGCCAGCCAGCGCAGCGCGTGCGCGAAGCGCAGCACCCAGGCCGCATAGCCCAGCGCCATCATGCCGCTGGCCACGGTGGCCAGGGCGAACGCGCTGGCCAGGCGCAGGTCCAGGCGCGCCGGATCCATCCACGGCTCCAGCCGGAAACTCAGCAGCATCAGCGCCATGCCCGCCGGCAGCACGACCCAGCGCAGCGCCGCCAGCAGGCGCGGGCGCTGCTGTGGCTGCTGCGCCAGGCCGCTGCGCACGCACCATGCGCCGAGCAGGAACATGCCGAAGATGGTCGGCGCGTTGAACACCAGCAGGCCCAGCGCATCGACCAGGTCGCGCAGGCGCTGCGCGGTGGCCTGCGCGTAGCTGCCGTGGCCGAACACCTGGCGCTGCTGGGCCAGTTCGGCCGCGGCGCGCTGCGCCTGCACGGCCATGTCCTGCCGCCACTGCATCGCGCCATGCGGGTCGGCCTGCGCCGCCGAGCCGATCGCGCCGGTCAGCAGCGACAGCAGCGGCGAGCACAGGTAGACCGCCAGCGCCATCCACGGCAGCCACCGGGTCGGCGCTTCGCGGAAGGCGAGCAGCATGAACGCCAACAGCGCGTAGCTGACCAGGATATCGCCGGACCACAGCAGCAGCGCATGCAGCACGCCGATCAGCAGCAGCGCCGCGCTGCGGCGCACGAAGAAGCCGCCGAACTCGCGCCGCACCGCGTCGGCGCGCTGCGCCATCACCGCGAAGCCCATGCCGAACAGCAACGAGAACAAGGTGTAGAACTTGCCCTGCACCAGCAGGTAGACCGCCGCGTCGGCGATGCGGTCGGCGCCGTGCAGCAGCGGATCCAGCCCGGTCATCGCTGCGTCGAGCGGGCCGACGAAGCCCTCGATGTTCATCAGCAGGATGCCGAGCAGGGCGAAACCGCGCAGCACGTCCAGGGCGACGATGCGTTCGGCCGGCGCGACGGGCTGCAGCACGGGAGCGGAAGAAGCCAAGGCGTGGCACCGGGCGAAAGAGCGGCGATTATCCATCGCCGCGGCGCGCGTGCGCCAAGGCGCATGCGCGAAGTGCGCGGCGGCGGGGCGCAACTCGGCGCTGCCCGATCGGGCAGCGGCCGCGGCGCAACGCACGCCGGCGCGGTGGCGCGTGCGGATCCGGCGAGCCGGCTCCGCGCGGCGCCCGGTCAGTGGTGGTGACCGCCCTCGCCGTGCACGTGGCCGTGCTCGATCTCTTCCGGCTTGGCCTCGCGCACCTCGATGATCTCCACGTCGAAATGCAGGTCCTTGCCCGCCATCGGATGGTTGAGGTCGACGTCGACCACGCTCATGCCGACCTTCTGCACGGTCACCGCGCGCGGGCCGAAGTTGGTCTGCAACACCACCTGGCTGCCCGGCTGCAGCTTGGTCGCGCCGAAATGCTTCTTCGGCACGCGCTGGGTCAGGCCCTCGCGGTACTCGCCGTAGGCGTCCTTGGCGGCCACGTCGACGCCGAAGCTCTCGCCGGCTTCCTTGTCCAGCATCGCGTTCTCCAGGCCCGGGATGATGTTGCCGTGGCCGATCAGGATCACCAGCGGATCGCGGTCCTTGGACGTCTCGATCGGCGCTTGGCCGGCTTCGGAGACGGTGTAGTGGAAACGGACGACGCGGTCTTTTTCGATCTTCATGTGCAACTCTGCGCTGTGGCTGCCGGGGGCAGACGGTGTGGACGGCTTGTCGGCCGACGGGAGCGCCGCCATGATGGCGGCCATCTGAGGTCGCGCATTATCCCGGCTCCATGCACAACAAGCCAGTTTCAGCGTCCACGCGGCGCCGCCTCGCCTGCTGGGCGGCCCTGCTCTGCATGACCGTGCTGGCCGCCTGCGGGCGCCAGGAAGTGCGCCCGTCGCGGCCGCCGCCGGTGGCGGTGCGCAGCTGGCCGCAGGTAACGCCGGCCGACCCGGCCGCGGCCAACGCGGTGCTGATGCGCGCCCTGGGCCTGGTCGGCACCCCCTACCGCTACGGCGGCAACACCCCCGAATCGGGCTTCGACTGCAGCGGCCTGGTCGCCTACGTCTACCGCGACATGCTCGACCTGCAGCTGCCGCGCACCTCGCGCGAGCTGGCCGCGGTGCAGGGTCCGCGGATCGATCCGCAGCGCCTGAGCACCGGCGACCTGGTGTTCTTCGGCAGCGGCGGCAGCGTCAGCCACGTCGGCATCTATGTCGGCGAGGGCCGCTTCGTGCACGCCCCCAGCACCGGCGGAACGGTCCGCCTGGACTATCTGGACGGGTCGTACTGGCGCGACCACTACACCGGCGCCAAGCGGGTTTTGCACTGAAGTGTGGTTCGGCTCACATTCATAATTACGAAATATTAACGTTATTTGAACTTCCTCTTGCTGTCTACAAGGCATGATCCCCCATCGTTTGAATTTGTGATCGAAGCGTGACGACTGAAGCCAAGACCTCTCCAGGCAAGACCTCCGTCCCCCGCCGGACCGCTTTCCGCCTCATTTGCACCGCCTCGCTCTGCCTCTCGGCCGTTCCGGCCCTGGCCCAGTCGGCTCCCGCCGACACCGTGGTTCCAGAAGCGATCGCGACCGTCGCACCGGCCCAGCCGGCCGCTACCGGCACCCCCAACCCCGCCATGCTGCAGCCCGCGACCGCCAAGCCGGCCGCCGCCGCGCAGGCGCAGGCCCCGGCCCGCAGCAAGGCCGATGCCGCCGCCACCGCCACCCTGGCCGCCCTGCTCCCGCACCTGGCCGCCAACGACACCATTCCGCTGATGGACCGCTCGGCGATGTTCGCCGGCGACATCAGCCGCCTGCTGGCCAACTACGACGTGTCCCAGGCCCCCCTGCGCGAAGGCGTGGTGCCGGGCGGCGACAAGGTCCAGTCGGTGCTCAAGCGCGCCATGGCGCTGCTCGGCACGCCGTACCGCTGGGGCGGCGAGGACACCGAAGGCTTCGATTGCAGCGGCCTGGTCGGCTACGTGTTCCGCACCGCGCTGGGCATCGAGCTGCCGCGCGTGTCGCGCGAGATGGCGCGCGAGGCCAATGCCGAACTGATCAAGGACCGCGACGCGCTGGCCCCCGGCGACCTGGTGTTCTTCGGCCGCAAGGGCCGCGTCGACCACGTCGGCCTGTACGTCGGCGAAGGCCGCTTCCTGCACGCGCCGAGCCGCGGCAAGGACGTGCGCGTGGACACGCTGACCAGCGGCTACTGGAGCGCCAAGTTCCTGCAGGCGCGGCGCGTGGCGATGTAAGCCAGGCGACACGCCGGCAACGAAGAAGGCCGCTGGGAACAGCGGCCTTTTTCGTTGCTGCGGGGCATGCAGGACAGCCGCGCAGGCCGGCGACCGCGCCGCCGGCGCGGCCACGGCCTGCCGACCTCAGGCCTGGTAGTGGGAGATGGTGTCCTCGATCCCCTTGCTCAGCTCCATCACCTTCAGCGCGTACTCGGCCAGGCGGTGGTCCTCCGGCGTGTCCGGCTGCCACGACGGCACCGGGGTCGGCTTGCCTTCGACCCCGTCCAGGGCCACGAACACGATGATGCAGTGGGTGCACAGCCGCGAGTCGCCGCCCATCGGGTCGCGCGCGCGCACGTCGATCGCGAAATGCATGCTGGTGCTGCCGGTGTAGACCAGCTTGGCGGTGACCGTGACCATGTCGCTGATCCGGATCGGCGAGACGAAGCGGATCCCGCCGACCGCCACGGTCACGCTGTAGCGCCCGCTCCAGCCCACCGCCGCGGCGTAGCCGACCTGGTCGATCCACTTCATCACCACCCCGCCGTGGACCTTGCCGCCATAGTTGACGTCGATCGGTTCGGCCAGGAAGCGGAAGGTCAGTTCGCGTTGCGTGCCGCTCATTGGGGCTCCAGGAAAGGAATGGGTTGACGAGTCTGCCACGGCCTCGCGCTTGCCGCGCGGCCAGCGCCGGGATCGTCGAACCCGCTGCCTGCATGGCGGCGATACCGAGCCAT carries:
- a CDS encoding zinc-binding dehydrogenase yields the protein MILPAPAATSRLIQLSRYGDATQLQPAVRVLAPLADTAVRVRQQVAGVNYVDVYHRQGRYPLPLPGIPGVEGSGVIEAAGARVATLQVGQRVAWVARSGGGYAEHVDLDAARAIVLPDEVSLEQAGAGMLRSMTSYLLLEHYARLRRGQTVLVHAAAGGLGLLLTQWAKGLGARVIGTVSSDAKAALAQAHGLDHALDYRNEDVVAAVRALTDGEGADVVIDGIGGQHVLRSIEATRSGGMAISIGAVSGDGAPGEALAAAQARGVLLERPSILGFTGDVRHYRIAADAALARLRAGLRVAIADRLPLEDAAKAHRLLEAGAVQGALLLTP
- a CDS encoding LysR family transcriptional regulator; translation: MPGLEHLAWDDVRYFLSLARSGSLSAAARALAVEHSTVARRIGALEAAVRLRLFDRLPRGWQLTDEGRALLEAAERIELEAHAFGRAIQGMTSMRGKVRLSAPPALSSQLLMPLMAQKYAQWEGIQLDLVGEIRTANLQRRDADLALRLSRSEEPGLVARRLGRLGYGLYGSKAWKRVARAQRRYIGYGDALHSGPHRTWLAQCAGDAPHALVASDFSILQQACRSGLGLTILPHFMARNDAALHEFDSGLDPMQRDLWLTVHPDLRRSPRVQRIAELLAQIVHEQAELLG
- a CDS encoding rhomboid family intramembrane serine protease, which codes for MFPRLPPVTQALLIGNVAVFLLQLLLGDDTFAPFVLWPLSDFDAFSPGQNFQIWQLLTYGFLHGSFSHLLFNMLALYMFGGPLEQTWGNKRFLTYYLVCVAGAGLCQLLVGWWTVSNGGDPYPTLGASGGIFGLLLAFGMLFPNQRVMLLFPPIPMKARTFVIVFGALELVMGFTGWQPGVAHFAHLGGMLFGWLLIRYWRGQPPFGKRKPPRPRIVR
- a CDS encoding MGMT family protein; translated protein: MADRRHAAGAGRGAGGVAAGTDAAGMSGRRPAPAAETAAAAQARILATIRAIPAGQVRGYGEVAMLAGLPGRARLVARVLGGNSDAALPWHRVLRSDGRIAFPEGSHGFREQCQRLRAEGVAVQGGRVKRAPTPARDLDAALWGPQ
- a CDS encoding DMT family transporter, translated to MNASGRPTAAALPAAPADLGGVLLAAAGAIAFSGKAIIVKLGYRYGVDAVTLLALRMLVALPCFAAMALWAARRAPPLQRGDRWRIGALGVLGYYLASYLDFLGLAYITATLERLILYLTPTLVLLIGVLAFRRRPQRRQLWALALSYLGVLLAFGHDLQVGGARTAWGSLLVFGSALAYALYLVGSGQMVARIGAVRLTAYASLVACVLCIAQFLLLRPLHALLLPTPVYALSLLNGTLCTAVPVLATMLAVRRIGSGLASQIGMLGPVSTIVLSVLLLGEAMGPWQIAGTLLVLGGVLAVSRPARTLPA
- the gorA gene encoding glutathione-disulfide reductase is translated as MSEAAYDYDLLVLGGGSGGLATAFRAAGLGARAAILEPNELGGTCVNIGCVPKKAMWLAADLVGRIDLARAIGFDIPDSTLSWPQLVAHRQGYIGNIHGSYRRRLDADGVVLIPQRGRLLDAHTVECGDGVRVSARHVVIATGAHALRPPIEGAELGLVSDDFFNLCEAPARVAIVGGGYIAVELAGLLQALGSRVELYVQGERLLERFDAELARQLAENLRHQGVRLHFGYRATALRRGEQGLQLHDGDGQPGEAVDQVFFAIGRRPNSRDIGLEALGVRIGDKNEIVVDDYQNTDVPGLYAIGDVAGKVGLTPVAIAAGRKLMDRLFGDRPQARLDYDNVPSVVFSHPPLGQVGLGEEQARACYGEAVTVYRSNFRPMLHALAASPQRSLFKLVCVGEEERVVGFHLLGDGADEILQGFAVALKLGVTKRQLEDTVAIHPTSAEEVVLMR
- a CDS encoding NAD(P)/FAD-dependent oxidoreductase, with the protein product MTTPQDDVLIVGAGAIGLATGLALLEAGRQVRIVDAGAVGGATSHGNCGTITPSHAPPLAAPGVPRRALRWMLRPDAPLYIRPRLDPGLWQWLLRFRARCNAHDWLASAQARAALLGDARTRLVAWIERYALDCEFGADGLDYVFGDRRNFEHYAEECVALERLGIRTRVIDGADYLRQQPAFRDVVVGAVHFPGDAHLRPDRYTAELARVLRARGATIEEHCRVQALQPGSDGVRVDTAHGPRRARELVLAAGPWSPALAAMLGLRLPIQAGKGYSITYTRPTLAPTRPVVLKDPQVCVTTWGSGFRLGSTMEFSGHDTRLNEVRLAALQRAARHYLHEPEGPQLRERWYGWRPMTWDDLPALGRSPRHPHVWLAAGHGMLGISMSSATGQLMADLMCGQAPAIDPTPYRVERFQ
- a CDS encoding DUF418 domain-containing protein, which codes for MDNRRSFARCHALASSAPVLQPVAPAERIVALDVLRGFALLGILLMNIEGFVGPLDAAMTGLDPLLHGADRIADAAVYLLVQGKFYTLFSLLFGMGFAVMAQRADAVRREFGGFFVRRSAALLLIGVLHALLLWSGDILVSYALLAFMLLAFREAPTRWLPWMALAVYLCSPLLSLLTGAIGSAAQADPHGAMQWRQDMAVQAQRAAAELAQQRQVFGHGSYAQATAQRLRDLVDALGLLVFNAPTIFGMFLLGAWCVRSGLAQQPQQRPRLLAALRWVVLPAGMALMLLSFRLEPWMDPARLDLRLASAFALATVASGMMALGYAAWVLRFAHALRWLAPAGRMALSNYLLQSLLCTTLFYGYGLGYFERLPRAWQIPFAFALFALQVALSQLWLRHFRFGPAEWLWRCASYLRWQPLRRRDAS
- a CDS encoding FKBP-type peptidyl-prolyl cis-trans isomerase, yielding MKIEKDRVVRFHYTVSEAGQAPIETSKDRDPLVILIGHGNIIPGLENAMLDKEAGESFGVDVAAKDAYGEYREGLTQRVPKKHFGATKLQPGSQVVLQTNFGPRAVTVQKVGMSVVDVDLNHPMAGKDLHFDVEIIEVREAKPEEIEHGHVHGEGGHHH
- a CDS encoding C40 family peptidase, whose protein sequence is MTVLAACGRQEVRPSRPPPVAVRSWPQVTPADPAAANAVLMRALGLVGTPYRYGGNTPESGFDCSGLVAYVYRDMLDLQLPRTSRELAAVQGPRIDPQRLSTGDLVFFGSGGSVSHVGIYVGEGRFVHAPSTGGTVRLDYLDGSYWRDHYTGAKRVLH
- a CDS encoding C40 family peptidase, with protein sequence MTTEAKTSPGKTSVPRRTAFRLICTASLCLSAVPALAQSAPADTVVPEAIATVAPAQPAATGTPNPAMLQPATAKPAAAAQAQAPARSKADAAATATLAALLPHLAANDTIPLMDRSAMFAGDISRLLANYDVSQAPLREGVVPGGDKVQSVLKRAMALLGTPYRWGGEDTEGFDCSGLVGYVFRTALGIELPRVSREMAREANAELIKDRDALAPGDLVFFGRKGRVDHVGLYVGEGRFLHAPSRGKDVRVDTLTSGYWSAKFLQARRVAM
- a CDS encoding acyl-CoA thioesterase; amino-acid sequence: MSGTQRELTFRFLAEPIDVNYGGKVHGGVVMKWIDQVGYAAAVGWSGRYSVTVAVGGIRFVSPIRISDMVTVTAKLVYTGSTSMHFAIDVRARDPMGGDSRLCTHCIIVFVALDGVEGKPTPVPSWQPDTPEDHRLAEYALKVMELSKGIEDTISHYQA